ATCATAGGCCTTCATCTCCACCAAAAGTCCCATCGATTTAGTCCCTCCCTGCCACCTTCTATCCCTGAAAAACAAAACACCTTAAAGATAAGTGACAAAATCAGAACAGAGAGCTGAAGGAAGAGGTGAGTTTGATATAAATGTTCAGTTGAATTTTAGGTGTGCTCTTACGTAGCTTCttttaaagaataggactaaattaattccaacttttttttaaagctgaCATATGTATATTTTTGGGAGACCCAATCAAATTCACCTAGACATTTCTATGGTTCCCATTCTTAAATTAAGTTTTTGCTTCTTTTAACTTTTGGTTTTATAcgccagcttcaaacagctgaaaatacaatattttgggttatTGAAAAGATAAATCAGAGTGGTTTTAGATGGTTTGCAATGATTTTCTACActgtacttgcttgttttgtcacataaaaagtacccaattgtcatacttgggaaaaagtaaagatatcttaatAACAAAACTCaagtaagtcacccagtaaaatacatcttgagtaaaagtctaaaactatttggtttaaaatatactttagtatcaaaagtaaatgtaattgctaaaatatacaaattatcaaaagtaaaagtaaaaatataaatTGTTTCACATTCCCTACATTAAGCTAATATTTTTAATTTACGgataaccaggggcacactcaaaCACTCTGACCtgatttacaaacaaagcatttgtgtttcctGAGTCCTGAGACAAGTATACATTGTTTTTctattggaatttggttgtgcattTAGATGGTTGAATGCATAGTAATAACTCATTGAACATTCAGCAAACTTTTGCCTGTCTTTTTGAGTTGGTTGTCATCTCAatgtctcaaccaaatattacccaattatctGCGTTGAAATGATGTGGTGTGTCCAGTGGGTACTTTCAATACTTCTTCTTTCTTGAACTTTATTACTCATTTTGTCACGTATGTCCCATAGATTTTTGCCCCTCCCTATCACATTCTTCCACTGAAACAAAAACCTGTAAGATAAGTGACAAAATCAGAACAGAGACCTGAAAGAAGAGTTGAGTTTGATGCAAATATTCAGTTGAATTTTAGGTGAACTCTTGCGTAGCACCTAAAGAGATTCACTCTATCGAAGTCATTCTTAAGGGTGGGTTTTAAAGTGCAAATAAAATGTGACCATACATTATCACTCATATCTCATCAATTATGCTAATAGATTTTTTTAAAGTCATCAACAGCTCTTGTTTCAATTCAAACCAGAATTGAACTAAACAGACAATAGGCCTCGGGTTTCAAGCtctggttgatttcaaatgtaatgaTATTTAGTGATATTggattgtgtttggttgtcattGCAGCCAACTATCAACTATTGAAGGAGATGTATCCAGGGCCGGATTAGGAAATCATAGGCCTTCATCTCCACCAAAAGTCCCATCGATTTAGTCCCTCCCTGCCACCTTCTATCCCTGAAAAACAAAACACCTTAAAGATAAGTGACAAAATCAGAACAGAGAGCTGAAGGAAGAGGTGAGTTTGATATAAATGTTCAGTTGAATTTTAGGTGTGCTCTTACGTAGCTCCttttaaagaataggactaaattaattccaacttttttttaaagctgaCATATGTATATTTTTGGGAGACCCAATCAAATTCACCTAGACATTTCTATGGTTCCCATTCTTAAATTAAGTTTTTGCTTCTTTTTAACTTTTGGTTTTATAcgccagcttcaaacagctgaaaatacaatattttgggttatTGAAAAGATAAATCAGAGTGGTTTTAGATGGTTTGCAATGATTTTCTACActgtacttgcttgttttgtcacataaaaagtacccaattgtcatacttgggaaaaagtaaagatatcttaatAACAAAACTCaagtaagtcacccagtaaaatacatcttgagtaaaagtctaaaactatttggtttaaaatatactttagtatcaaaagtaaatgtaattgctaaaatatacaaattatcaaaagtaaaagtaaaaatataaatagtttcACATTCCCTACATTAAGCTAATATTTTTAATTTACGgataaccaggggcacactcaaaCACTCTGACCtgatttacaaacaaagcatttgtgtttcctGAGTTCTGAGACAAGTATACATTGTTTTTctattggaatttggttgtgcattTAGATGGTTGAATGCATAGTAATAACTCATTGAACATTCAGCAAACTTTTGCCTGTCTTTTTGAGTTGGTTGTCATCTCAatgtctcaaccaaatattacccaattatctACGTTGAAATGATGTGGTGTGTCCAGTGGGTACTTTCAATACTTCTTCTTTCTTTGACTCTAATAGGCATTCTGTCACTTTCCATCCCATCAATTTAGTCCCTCCCTGCCACATTCTATCCCTGAAAAACAAAACACCTTATAGATAAGTGACAAAATCAGAACAGAGACCTGAAGGAAGAGGTGAGTTTGATATAAATGTTCAGTTGAATTTTAGGTGTGCTCTTACGTAGCTCCTTTTCAATAATTAACTTGGGAAAAAGAATTGATAGTAttattttctaatatttgtttAACTTTGTGAAGAGGATTTGACACCCCTCTGTTTCATGACGATAGAAACTAAGGACCAACATTTTCCACATTGAAGGTGCTAATGTTTGAATTTCAATTATGTTAATTAATGCAGCCACATGGTATATAAACAGCAAGACCATTGACATTAATTATGACTGGTTATAAGAATGACCTCACTGAGAACCCTTACTGCAATGCTAAGTTAAGTTAAAACATACATTTAGAAAATGGTGTGTTTTACAATGAGTGACATTGTGTATCAAACAATTCCTCCCCTAGTGACAACATGAATTTCTCAGAGGACTTGGAGGATTATTATGACATGTTCATTCAAACTGATCAATCAGAGCAGCTAATTCAGTCCATACGGGTGCTGTCCATAGTCATCTACAGCATAACCTGTGTCCTCGGTATCCCAGGAAACTCATTTGTCATCTGGATAGCTGGAGTGAAGATGAAGAGGACAGTCAACACTGTCTGGTTTGTAAACCTGGCTGTAGCAGACCTCCTCTGCTGTATCTCCATACCCTTCTCATTGGTTGAAATCATATTGAACCAACACTGGCCATTCGGAGAGGCTATGTGTAAGGTTATCCCCTCTGTCATGTATCTCAACATGTTTGCCAGCGTCTTCACCCTGGTTCTCATCAGCCTGGACCGATTTGTCCTGGTCATCCTGCCCGTCTTGGCCCAGAACCACCGGAGCATCACCCTGGCCTGGTTGCTGTGTGGTCTGGCCTGGGTCCTGGCCTTGCTCCTCAGCCTCCCCACCATGATTCATAATGGGACCATCGATAGTATCGACAATGACGAAATTATTATGTGCACCTCTGTACACCCCCTTGGCGAAAACAACATTAGGGGCTTCTTTTCTGCCATCAAAGCCACCCATGTTCCCAGGCTGGTCCTCGGCTTCCTCGTTCCTCTGACGGTCATCGCTGTCTGCTACCTGCTCATTGGCAGGAGGGTGAGCAGCGCTCACTTCAAGTCTCAGAGGACCTTCTGGCTCATTCTGGCTGTGGTGGCAGCATTCTTTGTGTGCTGGCTGCCGTATCACACCATAGGTATGGTGATTGGGTATGGTAGGTTTGCCTCGGCAGATGAAGCCTGGAATTGGTACCCCCTGGCCATCTCTCTGGCCTATGTCAACAGCTGCCTCAACCCTGTCCTGTATGTGTTTATGGGCCAGGACTTCAAGGAGAGGGTCAGGGTCTCTTTCCGTAAAATATTTGAGAATGTCTTCAATGAGGATGCCATAACACACACATCTGTGACTGATGTTTGAGTCCAAAATGTCTGATAACTCTCCTGGGTCGTATTCATAAAACAGCATACTTAAGTTATAGaaaatgctaagagtgtgcaaagctgtcatcaaggcaaagggtggctactttgaagactctcaaatataaaatatatttgtttaacacttttttggttactgcatgattccatatgtgttatttcatagttttgatgtcttcactattattctacaatgtagaaaatagtaaaaaagaaagaaaaagaaaaacccttgaacgagtaggtgtgtccaaacctttgactggaacGGTATATTCTTTATTATTGGTGTGTAGAAAAGGAACTGGGAGCCAGTGTCTAGATTACTCTAATCAAGGCATTCcaagtaaaaaaaatacatttttatagtcATCCACCACTTACACATTCCTCTCATGCTTACTGTAATatctgtcatttaaaaaaataaacagtcTGAAGATCAACTGGCTGGTTGGCATAGATGTTCTCCACTAAAGCCACATAGTGGTGCTATAGAGCAATGATAAACACCACACTAACCCCATATGATAAACTCATCTCATGATGATAGAGAAGTCACTGTGTAACTGAATAAACATTGAAGTGTTGTAACAACAGCTTGAGTTAATTTATATGTCAGAAAATCTGAACACTCTCGCTGACAGCTTCATTTCCTCAAAGTTATCTCCTGGTATGTGATGACTGTCATATTGGGTGGATTGGAGTATTGTTTGGATAAGAGGAGTCAACTATTATCTGATCCCTGCTTGGAAATGGAAATGTAAATTTGAACTTAAAGGAGCAATCAGCATTTGCTACATCCATTTATgaacttagaaattaatgatgtgtactcattgattcttgaagaatacaaCATATGCCTCATGAGCtaagttcaactgttgtaccccaacAGAACCCCAAATAAACAtatttttactccaatgtttgtaaacaaacaccaaATAGCCTAAAAACCTAGTTAAAGTAAAATGTTGATATCAATAATGTTCAacccttgcatccatagctctgtctatgaatttgagagtggtctAGCCCCACCCGTTTATATTTTTACAGAAGCAGGGGTGGGGTGTACGCGTTGtaattgtttcaactgctgattgccccatTAAGTACCCTTCTAGCCTCTAtgactgcatttacacaggcagaccaattctgatattttttccactaattgatcttttgaccaatcaaatcagctctgaaaaatacattttgaaaaaaaaaaaagtatttgattgggcaaaagatcaattagtggaaaaaatatcagaaatggGCTGCCTGTGTAGACACAGACCTTGTGTTACTTTCCTTCTAAGCAATGTAGGAGCCATAAAAATAGGACAACTAGAATGGACAAAGCCCCTCACACCACTGCACTTAATGGAATGTCTGCTCTAGTAATTCTAGTTCTATTCACTTATTTTAAACGTCAAACAAGTAACGAAAAAGCAAACATAATTCTCTTGTCTCTTATTCTCACAAATGCAAAAAAAGGACATGCTGAacaataattataattattattatttctgtAGAGCGCATTTTCCACGCTCAATGCGCATAAATGCAGTGACATTCTGTAAGTACAAAGCTCAATTCACTCTTAGACTACCACTGCTCAACTCAGGAAAAGGAACAAACAGTTTGAAATGGATACCTTTTCCAAGAAACCTCTGAAACCTTATCAAATGAGTGGTTTCATTCTGATAGGTCTCAGAATGGAAGTGTGACGATAATAACACCTCATCACTAAAATACTGAACATTTACactttacatttttgtcatttagcagacgttcttatccagagcgacttacagttagtgcatcaAGTTTTGCTAAATGTGTATTGATGAGTGTATATTTATTTTAAACCTGTTAGTGATCCCTTTGCGTGCCAATCCCTTTAGCGTaatcgatttgacaacatccagtgaaattgcagtgcgccaaattcaaactacagaaatatCAATATTCAAGATTCACTAAAATATAAGTGTAATTCATcgaaataaagcttaacttcttgttaatccagccgcagtGTCAGAtatcaaaaatgctttacggtgaaagcagaccatgcaattatctgaggacagcaccccgcatacaaacacatgcaaatcattttcaaccaggcaggtggcgacacaaaagtcagaaataacgatataataaatgccttacttTTGAATATCTTCTTTTTGCAATCCCAAATGTCTCAgtgacacaatgaatggtcgttttgttcgataaattccttctttatatcccaaaaatgtcaatttatttggcgcgtttgattcagaaatacaccggttccaactcacccaacatgactacaaagtatctaataagtaaagttggtccaaacatttcaaacaacgttcctaatgcAACCTAAGGTATTctaaaacgtaaataatcgatcaaatttaagacgggataaactgtTTCCAATATCGGATAAAAACAACGTGAAGGGTGTTCCAGTTCACACGCACCAAAATACTAGAGACCTTCAGAGTGACACTTACAAAGAACAgccatacttcttcatttctcaaaagaaaaacatcaaaataatttctaaagactgctgacatctagtggaagccataggaactgcaaccaggttccTATTAAATAGGGCCTCCCATAGAAAACCATTGGAAAATACTATGACCTCAAATTCATTCctctggatggtttgtcctctgggttttgcctgccaaatcagttctgttatactcacagttttctctccaaatctaccaattatatgcataccatagcttctgggcctgagtaacaggcagtttactttgggcacgcttttcatccggaggtgaaaatactgccccctatccctaagaagttttaagggCCCTGTTTTCTACCAACATTTCATCTAGCCATATAATTTATATATTTTCAACTATTTCATGAACAAGTTAAAGGCATAGTTCGCacaaattacaaaattacatattggtttcctAATACAGCACACCATGCTTTGGTCTTGTTTACCAGTCCACTATCTCCAAATTGTAACTTTTTAGTGTTTGTGGCACCAAACAATTCAAGTCAATATCCAAGATATTAGCATTTTCTGTGCGTCATGTCCAAATCTTCTTAAGGTAATGTAATTAatcttaaataaaggttaaatatgttttatttatttaagcttcACAATCAATTTTGAATTATTTGGCCCTGAAAAatgtaagggaatacccccctgtattggacaaaaatgaatgacatgtcattggcatcggacaaaccatataacattgtccaataccacccaattcggcgttgattcatgcaaagtgtattgcaaatgccatatggcaattgccagttgtaacactttaaaaatccaaccagtggcgaatccgctccaccatggtttttcatattggaaatgtaacccaagttaacatccaaaagcaaaattttgaaaaaatgaattttttgtcaaaaacttatcaccccttaaaaaagtgctttctcgaaattctttcgattttttttgtcaattacacatgtgtaagaactgtatgaatacacttttgtccaattttattatcatatatatatatatatatttttacatgcgcataagtaatatgttttgtccattttcaatatgatttcataggaagttaaagtcaaaagtcaaaaatgtcaaaattttgtaaaaaacttcacacaccattaaaaaagtgctttctggaccgtttttcgaaattctttcgaattttgtgtcaattacacacatataagaactgtatcaacatactttagtcgtattttattatcataattttttttaacttgtgcataaggaatatgatttgtccatttgcaatatgatttcataggaagtcaaaagtcaaagtcaaaagtcacttttttgggggccaaaagccataagaaatttgacatgctcgaaaatcctgcagaaatgcaaaattgactggcctgatgaactcgagatggcctggcagtgatagttgttcctttccatcactcgttgtgttgatttcatcatgtccatttggtgatgtttttttcactatagaatcatattgcaaatgcacgtgcatttgcaatatggttcaatgggcatttaccatatgaaatttgacatgctcaaaaatgcaaaattgactggcctgatgaacacaggatggccgagcagtgatagttgtacctttccatcactcgttgtgttgatttcatcatgtccacttgtgtatgttttctcacttttggaaagtcactgtgcatttgcaatatggttcaatgggcatgtaccatcacaaatttgtcatgctataaaaatcctgcaagaatgcaaaattgactggcctgatgaacacaggatggcctggcagtgatatttgttcctttccatcactcgttgtgttgatttcatcatgtccatttggtgatgttttttcactatagaatcatattgcaaatgcacgtgcattgttgtgcaactggtaacccaaaaataaaaatatggttgtaaatgcatttaccgggactcctattgtccatgctcgctatgggagtaccctactacggccctctatctatgggggccgtcctgagtgctttatggactgtttaaaatattctgatggatacgcattgttgtgcaactggtgattgaaaataggcacctggtaacccaaaaataaaaatatggttgtaaatgcatttaccggtcattctgatattaatgctcgctatgggaaaaggatggccgggcagtgatagttgttcctttccatcactcgttgtgttgatttcatcatgtccatttggtgatgttttttcactgttgaatcatattgcaagtgcacgtgcatttgcaatat
The sequence above is a segment of the Oncorhynchus gorbuscha isolate QuinsamMale2020 ecotype Even-year linkage group LG16, OgorEven_v1.0, whole genome shotgun sequence genome. Coding sequences within it:
- the LOC124000514 gene encoding C3a anaphylatoxin chemotactic receptor-like, producing MNFSEDLEDYYDMFIQTDQSEQLIQSIRVLSIVIYSITCVLGIPGNSFVIWIAGVKMKRTVNTVWFVNLAVADLLCCISIPFSLVEIILNQHWPFGEAMCKVIPSVMYLNMFASVFTLVLISLDRFVLVILPVLAQNHRSITLAWLLCGLAWVLALLLSLPTMIHNGTIDSIDNDEIIMCTSVHPLGENNIRGFFSAIKATHVPRLVLGFLVPLTVIAVCYLLIGRRVSSAHFKSQRTFWLILAVVAAFFVCWLPYHTIGMVIGYGRFASADEAWNWYPLAISLAYVNSCLNPVLYVFMGQDFKERVRVSFRKIFENVFNEDAITHTSVTDV